The window AGTGATGACGCTTGCAGAGACGGCCGGATAATCTACAGAAAGAGGAGAAGGGGAATATACATGAATTAGGGCGTTTAGATGGGCTCAGTGATTAGGATTGGGTTTACAGGAAAATTACACTATGGCCCAATTTAGATTTTAAGTTTGACAGGACCCAAGTAAGCAAGTTACTAATTTTATTTTCCCTGGAAGCAAGCAACTAattaattactttttttttttgataaaaagaatcaattcattaatcaaaagtcatacgacatctacaaatataatcgaaattggacagacgctgaattatatcgctgttgaatccttccttcttggaTAGGCAACTAAGCGATTTAATTACTGTAAATAGGTCTCAAAAAGTCAaaagaatgaaaataaattaattactgTAAATATGACAAATTTCTTATTAgtgtctcttttttttttttgttctttaacATGATCCAATGGTCTAGATGTGAATTTTAtactgaaataattttaaatatacatatttatcatATTCAAAATAGTGGAGAATcggttattttttaatatatttaactacACAGATTTATCATAACATTGTTCTTTATTATAATTCCAAGTCAATAAAATAAGGTTTCGATATTTCTAATTTAATAGATACCAGTATTATGCAAAATGGTAACAAGTAAAGACTTTTAGGCTTTCTTTTTTGATAGATAAGACTTTTAGgcttttaacaaatatatttccattaatacatgaaaaaaatattcatcaatacTGGAAACAATTTTTCCAGTTCTTATTTTAGCCTATAGATGTAGTGACAATAGCCATTAGCCATTTCGCAGCACTTGAGGCCAGATAAATGAGGCCTGACAGTAAAGATGACTACATAATTTGTGATAACACAATTCATTTTGCAGTACACAACATTTCCCAAGCCAAAAATCTTCAAAGCTGAAAGCATCTTCATCTTTTATAAAACGTAagcaattttaaacaacattcCCATTCCCATTTCCAATTCCACCCCCACTCCTACTCATCCTTTCCTGCATATTCTCTGCTTTAATCTTCTCCAAAAGTTTATATACCTTGGGATCATTGAAACGCTCATGGATATATTTCTTCTCTTCAGCTTGTATCTCTTTAATAGGACAAGGATATGGGTTTGGAGGAGGCTTCTTTCCTTGCAGGCGTGCAATTTGCTTCAAGCGTGTGTATGCCTTCTTTCTGGATTTTCTCTCTGTCCGATATTCCATCTACAGGGACGTAAATTGCAAGTTTTAGAATTAACATATAATCTCACATGGAAGAGCAAGGATATGAAACTAGAGCAAACACAGTGAAGAAGTtgggaaaaataaaattacttacATCTGCTACAGCCATAGCTTGCTCCTCAGTCACCCCCTGCTCTTTTAGTTCAAGGACCCGCCAGCCATAGATACGAGCAGGTGGAGCATCAAAAGCAGAAAACCTGTTGAACAAAAGAATTTGCAAATCTTAATGAGCAGGTTCAATGTTTGCTTTTAAAAGACAGGCATAAGCTTTATTGGGGTCATGCCGTCACGAGGATCGCATGGTTGTGCCGCATCTTTTTGCGTGCTTCCCtattttttccatttttttcttGCTTCCGATATCTCTATTTTACTAATCTTGTGCACAAATTAGGTCTTTCAGAAAATTCCACAAATCCATGAGGAGATATATTCATATTCAGATACAAAAACAGTCACATAAAAATAGATACACCTGCACGTATATATACAATCATATACTTACAGAGTTTTATAACACACCTATACATGCACAAAATCATAAATACACATATTGTAGCACACGCGATTCGTATTGCATATTTGCATCTCATGTATCCTCACACATATAGAAAATTAAGGATATTTTTATCAGAAACACAAAAGAGATCAATGTTAAATGACTCAGAGGTAAATACTGGTGCTTAAACTGGCACGACCCTGTGTACAATTCAACACATAACCAATTTATCCCTTACATGGTATCCAATTATCcattcaaaattaaataacacTATTCTTTCACAACATGAAAGGAGTTGTAAATACATAAAATAAGCACAAGGTTCAAGCTCTACAAATAAATAGCAGCAATAGAACTTCGTATGAACTTAAATACGGTTTACTACTCTTACAAAGTTGGCCCCATTAATAACAAGGATGACATTAAGTAGTTGATGACAAAAAATGTAAAAGATAAAGCAAACAGTACTTGATGGCATCTTCGTGTTTGGAATCTGGGTACTTTGCAAAGAACTTTTTGATATAAACATCCTCAGGAAGACTGATCGTCTTTATTTTGCTATCAGCACGAGCAAATGTCACTGGGGGTGCCCTGAATAACATAACACATAATATGATTAACTAGAGGAGGGGAGGAGGCATTGCTATTATATGTACAACAATAAAAGATGGCATAATAAATAATCATATGAACTATAATCAACATTGTGCATGCCGGGTAAAATATTGCTCATGAAACTGAGTGTTAGTACCTATAAAGAAGGCAGGGAGTGTAAATCAGTGAATATTGTGATGATTTTCTTAGTTTCTGCATAAAAATTTACACAAAACTAGGCATCTAGTGTTGCAACATATTCAGGTCAAGATATGAATCTTGTAGTACGAAATCTTCAATGTCATTAGAAAGTTAATATAACCCATTGATATAGAGACATACTGTTCCATGGCTTTAAGCCAAACAGGCTCAGCTTTGGCCAAACCCTTCACAAGCTTTCTAGTTTTTTCCAATAGGTTCCCTTTCATGAATGACATATCTGCTGCTGAAATGAAGCACAACACAAGTTCACAACTATgttcatcaaatttttaatattcaataAATACTTGGATGTAAAAAAAGCCATGTAAAGCATACAAGGATGATAAAGCACTCttcaattattaatatttattcatcTAAAATCCATTAAAAGTTAAACATCAATTAGTATATGAGTAGTAGTAGATGCATCGATTTTGTCTAAATTAGAAGAGATTTGCAGAGTAACCTAACATAACATTTAAACTTTATCTTTTATACTTTCTACAGCTTCATTAAGTAGCCAATTCGTGGAAATGAAGAtgtttaatgaaaaaaaaattatgagataATGATTTGCATCCCATATGTTGCccaatatacatattatattgcCAAAATGTATTTTGAACACACTACAGTAATCGTCATTGTGTTTCTTACATGCATGTGATGTATAGTACTTCTATAATATATCCAACGAAGGTAAGATAATTTTAATGGTATGAATTTCTAACGAGGTAACCATATGTTACAAGCAATGAAGTATTTAAGCCACAACTTCCTCATATGTACTGTTCAAAATTTCAGCTCACAAAATGTTCAGTTTAATAGTGGGTTTATAAAAGCTTCAAAAGCTAATAGGTCAAATTTTCACATGTGATTGGGCAGCTCCACATAATCTCGTTCGTTGTCAAAAGAGCTGTTGGTACCTCTATACACATCTAATTGAATTTGACAACTTATCCATGGTTATCAACATAAAGTAAACcttgattatttatgaaataattgaCAACAAAGAGCTTTCTTATGAAAATGTAGCCAGCAGCATGAATATAggcaaatattttataaaaaaagataatgtggATGTAAAATGTAACTGTATTCATAATTTTGGTagaatatataacaaaaatatacacAATGTAGCAACAGTGAGCCATGCTGTGACTATAGTCTATATATGAACATTTTTATAAATTCACCTTAATGTGCTATTTCTCTTGCCCAAAACTTATATGCATAAATGTAGAAAGCACTATAATGCATTCACTTGCTAGATAACTGCATTAGTTGAGAACAACTATATATCACTACCAACTGACATGTATGTGTAATCCTCCACATTAttaagaaataaagaaaaaaccAGAAGGACAAACAAAAAGAATACAGGTAATGTAAATCTTATGTGCTTACAAACTAATCAATTTACTCTATGAAAGACCATCATCACGTCATTACCATTCTAATACAAAATCTAAACGTGTGAGCTATATAGCAGATATATACTAAACCCTAAAATCTGAAGAAATAGAGCTGAGATTCATATACCACTAACAATTGTTTTTTCCATCCCTAGGATACTACAttgttgaaaaatattaattatctgTTTATTCTatgcaaaaaatatttttgcatAATAATATCACGACAATCAGTTTTTGGGGCTTTTCGACAATTCAACATACACTCAAACTACCAAAAGTTGGTTGGGGCATTTCGACGAACACCTACACGACACCAACCACAAAACCACCTCCTCTAGCCACTAAATCAATTCTAAAAGATCACAAGAAACGAAAATGGTGGTTTTATCTAACTAAATCATGAATAACATCAACAACTCAATATGCTTATCAgcaattacaaattaaatgaGGATGGTTAATATGCTCTCTGAATATTTATCAGGTGAACTGAAACAAAGATAGCAGTGAAAAGCGAGTTACCGGAGCTTGATAGAGATGACCGGAATTTCGTGACGGCGACGCCGGGATCGAGATTTGAAGCGGACCAATtataattagggttttagggctgaaagttcaaaaaaagaaaaatctgaCTTTAATTGCGTCAAGTCCGTGCAATACTGCAGTCTCGTTACGTACTAATtgtctaattataataataacaataattaaaaatattttttcggAAATTAAGGGAAACAAAATACGTGGCATAATAATATTATCTCTCTCTATAATTTGGTTTATACGCTATTTAGAAtcattaaaatttagtttaacAAAATCGttaaaatgtattaaaatgGAAATACAAgaatcaatataaatatttttttttatacactTTAACTTGCGTTAAAATAATTAAGGTGATAACTGAGTACATAGATAACAAATTCCCACACATTGAGATAAATCGAATATgttaataatactccctccgtttcaaaacaTACGATGCTTTGATTTTTTCCACGTAGTTTAAAATCCTTTGACCATgtacttatatttattatttttgaaattttatttttttaaataaaagtatattgtcaaaattttaaagtataattttttttttaatgatgatTCTAGGTGCTTGGTCAAAACACTTTGAAatgtgtgtaaaaagtcaaaacgtcgtgcattttgaaacggagggagtatatagtaaaaaattaagaaaacaaCGACTACTTCCAGATTTTAGTGGACCTTGATACAAATTCATTCTGTTTAGAGAATGTCATGTATATAGACGTCAacacaaatatttgaatttcataaaagGTCTTATCTCGTTTACCATTCCTTGAGCCTTGATCAGATTCCCTAAATTACTATGTGCGTCAACCTACAACCGTTAAGATAATTAACAAGCCATCCCCAAAATCCATATTACAAGTATTTACAATACCAAGACCAATGTTACAAAACGAGAGTTAATGGCAAGAGCCTATGTACAGCACTGGGCTGCATCATTCATCCAAAGTTTACACTGAACTTGGAAAAACGCCTTTTAAAGGCATTCCATGGGCATCCAAAATTTGCAAAGACTTCCATCGCGATTTGGCCCGGGCCCCGACATCCCATCTATCCCCATAACTGTTAGCTATGTCAAAATACCCATCTTGCCGGTTGAATCTATCAATGACCACGGCATGGTTACCAAAGCCTCTGAATATACCCTGTGATGATAACATAAAGTCATAAATACATTATCTCAAACAATTAGAGTTCCtaatgtaattttattattttattatttgacataTGTGTTTGAAAACTCCCGATAAAAAGATGGAACATGTATTATTCTCTGCATTACAATCCATTTATTTACAGTTGTGTcaagtttttatataaattattatattaaaaggCCAGTATTGCGCACATGAATACTAGTATTTTATGAAGaaaaaatatgaacaaaaaattttaataccTCTGAATTTTTTACGAGATCCTTGTCGTCATTTAGCTTTCCCTCGAAGGCATAGTTGTCCAGGTATCCAACACCGTGATTTTGGATCAACGTGAAAGCTTTCCTCAATCCCCACCGGAAACAGCCCATCTCATCTCTTTTTACATTCTTCAACTCATCGTTATGATAATACCATGCTAGACATATTACCGCAATGTCCTTGGTTTAGCATTCTGATGCTTAAACAAGGTATGGACTCGCTCAATTTTACCGGTGCACTATAATCCGACATTTTTGCTTtcttgagaagaagaagaagaccaCGTAGGCAGTGCGTTGGTGCAACAAAAAGAAGGTGAAAAACTATGGGTACAATTTCTATGCTACCCACACGTAGTTTTTTTTGGAAATTTATTTGCTGCTCCAAAGAAGCTACACTACATTTGTTAAAATTGTAAAGATGGGACGTGCTTgcaaaagtaaatataaataggtatttaaaaaaatcattaatatgtTTGCTGCAACTAAGAAAAAGAAGGCCACAACTCCAACCTATCATTTGGACAAGGTGTCAACACAAACATCTAAAGAGAATGTCGATGTGAAGTTGATTTTGTAATCGGTACTTTTGAAGTGGAATTTGACAAATCTATTTTGACTGTGAAGGAACAATGTAATATTGTTAAGACTATTTTATATCAGATGAAACATGTAGTATTCTCAACATTACAATCCATTTATTTACAGTTGTGTCAAgtttttgtataaattattatattaaaaggaGCACTGCGCACATGAATACTAGtgttttataaagaaaaaatatgaataaaaaattttaataccgTTGAATTTTTTACGGTACCCTTGTCCTCGTTTAGCTTTCTCTTAGCTTTCCCTCAAAGGCATAGTTGTCCAAGTATCCGACGAAGTGATTTTGGACCAACGTGAAAGCTTTCCTCAATCCCCACCGGAAACAACACATCTCAtctttttacatttttcaaCTCGTGGTTATGATAATACCATGCTCGGTCGAGTATGTCCTAAGGCGACAGCTCGTGCCGCGCATCATCAGTGTTCTCGTAGAACACTAGAAACGCTTTGATTTTGTACTAAGCGGGCgattaagcgtttttgaaaattaagcggactattaagcggattaagtggtcaaaatgatgttgacttgctattttttattttaaatattaatttttatattataactatatattataaaaatatatatttcattacaaatattttaaatttaaattcttacctcaacataatattatttttaaatatattaatattataactaaatatttaattatatataactaatCCGCTTATTGACCCGCTTAAAAATCCGCTCAAACGTCCACCTTACCACTTAAGCGCTATAAGGTCCTTCGACCGCTTATgaccgatttgcgcttttcacaacAATGATGGTAACTTGTTATGTATTATTGTGTATATCTTTGGTGCAAATCGAAAGCTTTAGTGAATTAGGAGTACATAATACTTGTATAGTATGTCAGAGGGACAGATCTACCCTTGTATAGTGCAGTTTACAATTGAGGTGATAATACGCGATATCAGTTTTCTTTTCGAGCATCATGTGCttaaaattttacacaaaaacacaaaatttaaaCCACAAAAAACTATCTCATTTTTATGCATTATGTCAAGAAGAATTGTGTCAGATATGCTCGTGCCAAAgctagtttttaaaaaaaaaactatacctCATTTTTAGGATTGATCTAATACCCAGAATTACTTGAGCCAACGATAGGCTATTGCACACTTGGCTAATTGGCTTGCATGGAATGGCTGAACACTTGGGAAGAAGTGAAAACAGTTACAATTTTGGATATTACATGATTGGTATTATTCGATTGATAAAAGTAGGTCATTTTTCATTTAAGAAATGTTTAACATGTATTAGATATTTAatttaacattaaaaaatattatataaattttaaatatttctaaaacaaatatttacttTCACGAAATAAGGGGCAAATTATCTACCCACGAACTCCTAACATGCAGATCAGCTGATCAGGCTTtcctttttataattataatctatcAAATATATCTCGAAAAGAATAAATACCAATTCTATCAAAAATACATTATTTCCTTTAGGGGTCGTTTCACTGACAAAGGGAAAGAGAAACAACCCGTTTCATTCcctttgttgttgtttgtttcATGAAATCTATCATTCCCTTTCCCTTGTTTTGGTTTTAGGTTTACCCCAAATCCCTCCTGATCTATTCCTCACCCCCACCAGGTATTTCTTTTCCCTttcctgattcttattttattttcaattataatttatttcaaaaattattaacattaaaaaataatatgtaaaatatttttgaagttcaaaaataaattttaatttagtttttacatattaaaaataattttagtataatttataagtcaagatatttataaaattagtgaaattattaaatgataaaatatatcaaattataaacgTAAATATAATTGactcttttgatattatttaatatttaaaaatcaaatataagaatactcatataatttttcattccgtttGCAGATCAAAACCAAAGTAATAGAATTCAGCatcatttattttctttctcttcGTTTCCCTTTCTGAATTCCATTCCGTTTCCTTAACtcgaaccaaacggccccttaatttAAATAGTTAACCGATatgataatttgtaattataatttaCTATTGTTCCAAAATCTTGAACCCTAGGTTCTGACCAAGAACTTAAGTCCAGAATCATCCAACTTGGTCAAGCCTCTGCGCaggtaattttcttttttttggggCTTTGCATGCATGGCTATCAAGTTGCTTCTGATATTTTGTCCTTATGTGTATTCTTCTTTACCGAGTCACCGAGTCAAGTGCTTATTTCCGATCCGTATTGCAATTTTGGGGTTATGATTGAATGTTTGTGTGTGCTGCGTTTTTTCTGCTTCAGATTTCTTAGTACTTGGTTTCGATTCTGTGTCTGAGTTTGTTTACTGAGTCGCACGAGTTAGCAGCCGAGTCGCGTTTGTTGTCCCCTTTCTTTTCATGTCTGAGCGTTGTTAATAATAATTGCAGTCTAATGGGTCAACTGAATTTCCGTTTCAAATTCGTCAACAGATTTTCTATTGGGAAATTGCAGCCAAAAAAAATCTGCTGAGAGATTTTGTTGGAAATCTCGGGTTTATTTGTAGTGATAATATCCAATAttcttatatatgtaatttttcttgttttgtttcTACTGCAGCTTTATGAAAATTGTGTTATACTCCCATCTATAAGTAATGTGGATGATAAAACAATCGAAGAAGATGTTGCCAGTCTCTCTGTTGCCGATTCTGCTACGACTCTGCCAGAAGCCGGCACTCTTAGCAAGAAGTAACACTCTAACCAACCGATTAATAATAAATTGCGGTTTATTTGTTAcatagatttaattttaaattgcgGAATTTTGATGTTTCCAGTGCTTTGAAGAAAGAATTGAAGAATCAGCAGAGAGAGGAGGAAAGGCGACGCAAAGAAGAAGAAATGGTATCAATGTTTTTTTGGGTACTTACGGGCGTTTGGATGGTAGATGAGAATAGGAATGAGGGGTGCGGGAATGAAGGGTATGCATCAATTGGGAATGTGATTCCTATTTCATACAACACAATGATTAATCCAAACACCTGCACGAGTTTCAGGTTACGATTCCTATTAcccgggctcattaaccattAACCATGAAATTAACAATGAATCAAACGCCCCATTAGTTTTCTTTGACAACACTATACAAAGGAAGTGTTGAATTTCACAAAAAGGCTTGCTGGCATATTCAGGAAATTCTTTGATGGtttataatatttctttatGTATCTAGGCTGCTGCGGCGAGCTCTAATGGACACGAGTCCTTGGCAGCTGTTGATGATGACATGGATCCAACGGTGTGTACTATTATAGCACTATTTTCCCTGTTTTTGGTTGCTGTTTAAGATACTCTACTACTTGAATTTTCGGTCCCTCTTTGGCACCAGCACAAATTATGATTATGAGATATCGTCAGATATGTTAAAATCCTTGGGGAATGTTTCATGATCAATCAATTTAATGTTTAGCGTGTTCTCTTTTCCTTTCTTGCTGCAGCAATATTTTGATAACAGAATTAAAGCACTCGGTGCTCTTAAAGCAGCCGGAATAAATCCATATCCTCAAGAGTTCAACGAGGTGATGCCTGTCAAAGAATATGTAGACAAGTATTCTTACCTAAATTCCAGGGAACGTCTGGAGAATGTCCAAGTATCACTTGCAGGACGTATTATGAACAAAAGGGCATCATCGTCTAAGCTTTTCTTTTATGATTTGCACGGTGATGGTGCCAAAGTGCAATTAATGATCGATGCAAGGTACATATTATGTTTCCTTTGCTACTTGATTCAGGTTACCTGAATTAAATAGAAGATTGTTTTAATcacaataataaattatataagtttGCGGCATTGTAGGATCTCTGATTTCAGTGAAGCTGAATTTACAAAGATCCGTGGCGTGAAGCGTGGAGATATTGTTGTGGTTGATGGCTTTCCAGGTAAAAGCAGAAGGGGGGAACTGAGTATGTTCCCCAAATCATTCACAGTGGTGTCTCATTGTCTGCGAATGATGCCTTATGTTTTAAAGGATCAGGTACGATAATAACCCAGACCCCTGCCTGTCTATCGTATCACTCCATGctcctctttttcttttctagACTATTGTATTTGTCTTACATGACAGGAAACTAGATATCGTCAACGGGATCTGGATCTGATATTAAGCCCAGGCGTACGACACAATTTTGAGACCCGCGCGATGATCATTGTTTATGTTAGACGATTCCTTGGTAATCTAGATTTTCTGGAGGTATGTTGCTTGCCCATTTCCAATACCGTTTTTTCCCTGCTCTGCCTTGTTTCGGGTTTTAATGGTTAATTGGTAAATTTTGCCTGCTAAGGTCGAAACGCCTATGATGAACATGTTTGCTGGAGGAGCAGCTGCACGTCCATTTGAAACTTATCACAATGATTTGAAAATGAGGCTTAATATGCGTATAGCGCCTGAGCTACATCTCAAGCGACTTGTTGTAGGTGGATTTAACCGTGTCTATGAAATTGGGAAGCAGTTCAGGAACGAAGGGATCGACTTAACACATAACCCCGAGTTCACTACAGTTGAGTTCTATATGGCTTTTGCAGACTACAAAAGCCTGATTGAGATTACAGAACAAATGTTGAGCGGCAAGTCATattaaagttattattttatgttttattcgacactttaaaaaatttcaaacgtTATTTATTCTCCTGCTTCTGGGCAAATACTAAACAGGAATGGTCAAGGAGCTGACAGGAGGTTATAAAATTAGATATCATGCCAATGGCAGAGAGAATGAAGCAATTGAAATCGACTTCACTTCCCCTTTCAGGTTTCGTTtactaaattttttctttttggtaCATGCTAAATTGAAGGGGGCATACCAGAGCTTACTAGTTTTCAACTTCTGCAGGAGGATTGATATGATCGAAGAGTTGGAGAAGATGTCTGGTCTCGACATTCCCAAGGACCTTGCTAGCGATGAAGCCAACAAATATTTGGCTGAGGCGTGCACAAAGTTTGAGATCAAATGCGCGCCTCCTCTGACAACAGCTCGCTTGTTGGACAAAGTAAATTTTTCTGATAATATTCAGTTAAccatatttatatactatactTGCTTGATTGAAACGGATACTCTTGCTTCTGCGTTCTGATTGTCGATATATTTTCCTTTTGGCAGCTAGTCGGGCACTTTCTGGAGGAGACTTGTGTGAACCCTACGTTCATTATGAATCATCCTAAGATAATGAGTCCCCTGGCAAAGTCGCATAGATCTGAGCCAGGCCTGACCGAACGATTTGAATTATTCGTCAACAAACATGAAGTATGTGATAACCGTTTCTGCAATTTGTCCCGGCCCTAGTGTTATaggaaaatttaattaaaaggtTTCTGGAATAATTTTGCAGCTTTGAAATGCTTACACGGAGCTGAATGATCCGGTGGAACAGCGACAGCGGTTCGCAGATCAATTAAAGGTATGCATCATATAGCTTCTGCTAACAATACCTggaatttttgtttttactcattt of the Daucus carota subsp. sativus chromosome 4, DH1 v3.0, whole genome shotgun sequence genome contains:
- the LOC108216358 gene encoding uncharacterized protein LOC108216358, yielding MSFMKGNLLEKTRKLVKGLAKAEPVWLKAMEQAPPVTFARADSKIKTISLPEDVYIKKFFAKYPDSKHEDAIKFSAFDAPPARIYGWRVLELKEQGVTEEQAMAVADMEYRTERKSRKKAYTRLKQIARLQGKKPPPNPYPCPIKEIQAEEKKYIHERFNDPKVYKLLEKIKAENMQERMSRSGGGIGNGNGNVV
- the LOC108216189 gene encoding LOW QUALITY PROTEIN: lysine--tRNA ligase (The sequence of the model RefSeq protein was modified relative to this genomic sequence to represent the inferred CDS: substituted 1 base at 1 genomic stop codon), which codes for MAEHLGRSENSYNFGYYMIGSDQELKSRIIQLGQASAQILLEISGLFVVIISNILIYVIFLVLFLLQLYENCVILPSISNVDDKTIEEDVASLSVADSATTLPEAGTLSKNALKKELKNQQREEERRRKEEEMAAAASSNGHESLAAVDDDMDPTQYFDNRIKALGALKAAGINPYPQEFNEVMPVKEYVDKYSYLNSRERLENVQVSLAGRIMNKRASSSKLFFYDLHGDGAKVQLMIDARISDFSEAEFTKIRGVKRGDIVVVDGFPGKSRRGELSMFPKSFTVVSHCLRMMPYVLKDQETRYRQRDLDLILSPGVRHNFETRAMIIVYVRRFLGNLDFLEVETPMMNMFAGGAAARPFETYHNDLKMRLNMRIAPELHLKRLVVGGFNRVYEIGKQFRNEGIDLTHNPEFTTVEFYMAFADYKSLIEITEQMLSGMVKELTGGYKIRYHANGRENEAIEIDFTSPFRRIDMIEELEKMSGLDIPKDLASDEANKYLAEACTKFEIKCAPPLTTARLLDKLVGHFLEETCVNPTFIMNHPKIMSPLAKSHRSEPGLTERFELFVNKHELXNAYTELNDPVEQRQRFADQLKDRQSGDDEAMDLDESFLTALEHGLPPTAGWGMGIDRLAMLLTDSQNIKEVILFPLMKPQDV